Below is a window of Leucobacter chromiiresistens DNA.
TCGCTCCGGCGTACTGCCGGAGCTTGACGTCGAGGCCGCGCGCTTCGACCACTGGTTCGAGAAATGGTTATCAGAGGTTGGGCACGCCGAAGACCGGCTTGTCCTGCGCCGGTACTGCACCTGGGAGTTGCTCCGTTCGACGCGCGCATTCCGGGCGGTGTCTCGCGGCCCATCGAACCCTGCGGCTGGGTTCCAGCGGCAACGCGCAGCGCTCAAACACTGCGCCGCGCTCCTGCACGAGATCAGATCGCAACACGAGACGCTCGCCACCTTCCCCCAGCGTCGCCTCGACGCGTTTCTCACGGACTCTCCAAGCCAGCGAGACGCGTTGGCACCCTTCACCCGCTGGCTGCGACGCCACCATCTGAGCACCCTCCGCGTCGAGTTCCGGCCGAGTCGCCTCGAGGGCCGGCACTACGAGTCCGACCACCGATGGCAGATGGCCCGCCGATTCCTCACGGACACGGACATGGACTCCAAGACCCGGGCTGCGGGCCTGCTCGTGCTCCTCTACGGCATCCAGCTCACCCGCATCATCACCCTCACCCGCGATCAGGTCGACGCGACATCCCAGCCCGTGAAGCTCACTATCGGGGCGGAACCGATCGAGCTCCCCAAGGTTCTCGGAGACGCGATCATCGACCTCGTCGACGCGTCGATGCGCCATCCCGAAGGATGGCTATTCCCCGGCAGAAACCCGGGACTCCACCTCACCCCGGGGCCGATCAGTCGCCGCCTCCGCGCCGAAGGGCTCCGCTCCGGAAGCGCACGGACAACCGCCCTCATCGAACTCACCCGGCAGATGCACCCGCGGATCGTGTCCGACTTGCTCGGCATAACACCGGCGTCGGCCGCCGCGTGGTCGCGCCTCGCCAGTGGGGACTGGTCCGACTACCCAAAGATCCGCTCGGCGTCCGATTGATAACGAAGCTCAGCCCAGCAGCGCCTTCGCCGCGTCGGCGAGCGTCCCGGTGCTGGGCTGGTAGTAGGCCCATTTCCCGCGCTGCTCGCGGGTGACCAGGCCCGCCTCGACGAGCAGCTTCATGTGGTGGGAGACCGTCGGCTGCGACAGGCCCACTGGGTCGGTGAGGTCGCAGACGCACATCTCGCCGGCACTGCTGCCGACGATCATGGAGAGCAGCTTCACCCGCGTCGGGTCGCCGAGCGCTTTGAAGACCTTCGCGAGGTCGTGAGCCGTGCCGTCGTCCATCGCCTGGCCGGGGGCGCAGCAGGAGCCTGCGCTGGTGTCGATAGTGACGGGCAGTGCGTTCATGGCTCCATTCTGCCCGACGTATTGACATCTGTCGATATGAGCCTCAAGATCGTTCCTGTCTCACATCGAAGAACGTCAATGCATGGAGGTCGCAGTGAATCCCGTCGTCGTCATCGGTGCCGGTCCGCAGGGACTGGCCGCCGCAGCCCACCTGATCGAGCGCGGGCTCGACACAATCGTCCTGGAGTCCGGCGACGCCACCGCCTCGGCCGTGGTCGAGTGGGGCCACGTGCGCCTGTTCTCGCCGTGGACCGAGCTCACTGATGCTGCCTCGCGACACCTACTGGAGCCGACCGGATGGTCGGCCCCGACGCAGGGCTACCCGACCGGCGCGCAGTGGATCGAGCAGTACCTCGCACCCCTCGCAGAGGCCCTCGGCGACCGCGTGCGCTACGGAGCGGGGGTCGTCGGCGTAGGCCGCAAGGGCCGCGACCTCTCCGTCGACGACGGCCGCGCCGAGCAGCCCTTCGTCGTCCACGTCGAGCGCGCGGACGGCACCGAGGAGCGGATCGAAGCGAGCGCCGTGATCGACGCCTCGGGCACCTGGCGCACACCGAGCCCCGCCGGAGCTGACGGGCTCCCTGCCCTCGGCGAGAGCGCAGCGACAGACGCAGGCCTCCTGGAGCACCGCATGCCCGCGATCGAGGACGCCAGTGCCCTGGCTGGCCAGCACGTCGTGGTCGTTGGCAACGGCCATTCCGCCGCGACCACGATCGGGATCCTGTCGCGGGTGGCCAGGCGCGAGCCGGGGACGCGGATCACCTGGGTGCTGCGCCGCGGCACGGTCGGCAACACCTTCGGCGGCGGCAGCGCCGACGAACTGCCGCAGCGCGGAGCGCTGGGTCAGCGCGCGAAGAAGGCCGTCGAGGACGGCCTCGTGGACCTCGTGACCGGGTTCCGCACCGAGCAGGTCGCCCTCGCCGCCGGCGAGGCGGTGCTGGTGGCAGAGGACGGCCGCCGGCTCGCGCCTGCCGCTCGGGTCTTCGTCGCCACCGGCTTCCGTCCCGACCTGTCCTTCCTCTCCGAGATCCGTCTCGACCTCGACATGCGCCTGCAGGCCCCGTCGAAGATCGCTGCGGAGGTCGACCCGAACGTGCACTCCTGCGGCTCCGTCCGGGCCACCGGCGCGGCCGACCTCGAGCAGCCCGAGCCGGGGTTCTACATCGTGGGAGCGAAGTCCTACGGCCGTGCGCCGACGTTCCTCGCCCTGACCGGGTTCGAGCAGGTGCGCAGCGTCGTCGCCGCGATCGCCGGGGACCGCGAGGCCGCGGAACGGGTGGACCTCGTTCTGCCCGACACGGGCGTGTGCGGCGGCTCGGGGCTCTTCGATGCGCCGGACGAGTCCGCCAGCGCGGGATCGTGCTGCGCGCCGGCCCCGCAGCTCATCCAACTCGGCGTGGGTTCGGCATCCTAGGTTCACTACCCATTGGTTTCAGGTCAGTGCCTGCTGTATAGTTCAGTGCATGCTGACCATTGCTTCTCGCCTCGACGTCATGAACCGGCTGGGCCGGGCCATGGCGGACCCGACGCGCTCCCGGATCCTGATGACCCTGTTGGACGGGCCGAGCTACCCGGCCGTGCTCTCGCGCGAGCTGGAGCTGACGCGCTCCAACGTGTCGAACCACCTGACCTGTCTTCGCGACTGCGGGATCGTAGTCGCCGAGCCCGAGGGTCGGCAGACGCGCTACGAGATCGCCGACCCGCACCTCGCGGCGGCGCTCACGGCGCTGGTGGACGTGACGCTGGCCGTGGACGAGCACGCGCCGTGCGTGGACGCCGAGTGCACGGTGCCGGGCTGCTGTGGGACGGGAGCGGGCGCGTGAGCGCGGCGTGCGGCTGCGACGAGCCGGAGACCCGGGTCGGCGAGGAGGCCGAGGAGGAGCGGGAGCGTCCGTGGTGGCGTGACCGCGGGATCATGGTCCCGGTGCTCTCCGGCGTAGCGTTCGGTACGGGCCTGGTCCTGGAATGGACGGGTGCGGAGATCCCGGCGCTGGTGGCGTTCTGGATCGGCCTGCTGCTGGGTGCGTCGACGTTCACGCCCGGCGCGATCCGCAAGCTGTTCACGGGCAAGCTGGGCATCGGGCTGCTGATGACGATCAGCGCGGTCGGCGCGGTCATCCTCGGCTACGTCGAGGAGGCCGCGGCGCTGGCGTTCCTGTACTCCATCGCCGAAGCGCTGGAGGACAAGGCCATGGACCGCGCCCGCGGCGGGCTGCGGGCGCTGCTCAAGCTGGTCCCGGAGACCGCGACCATCCGGCAGGACGGCGCGCCCGTGGAGGTCGCCGCGAAGGATCTGGCCGTTGGTCAGCTGATGCTCGTGCGTCCGGGTGAGCGGATCGCGACCGACGGGATCGTCCGGACGGGCCGGTCGAGCCTGGACACCTCGGCGATCACCGGGGAGTCGATCCCGGTGGAGGTCGAGCCCGGCGACGCGGTGTCGGCCGGGGCGATCAACACCGCCGGTGCCCTGGAGGTCGAGACGACCGCAGCGGGCACCGACAACTCGCTGACCACGATCGTGGAGCTGGTGGAGCAGGCGCAGGCCGAGAAGGGCGACCGCGCCCGCCTGGCCGACCGCATCGCCCGTCCGCTCGTGCCCGGCGTGCTGATCCTCGCCGCCCTCGTCGCGGTCATCGGCTCGCTGCTGGGCGACCCGGAGCTGTGGATCACCCGCGCCCTCGTGGTGCTCGTCGCCGCGTCGCCGTGCGCGCTGGCGATCTCCGTCCCGCTGACCGTCGTCGCCGCGATCGGCTCAGCGAGCAGGTTCGGCGTGATCATCAAGTCCGGTGCCGTGTTCGAACGGTTCGGCGTGATCCGCCACGTCGCCGTCGACAAGACCGGCACCCTCACCCGCAACGAGCCCGCCGTCACCGCCATCCTCACCGCCGACGGCGTGACCGAGGCGCAGGCCCTGGCCTGGGCGGCATCCCTGGAGCAGCACAGCACCCACCCGCTGGCCGCCGCGATCACCGCCGCCTCGCCCGGAGCCCCCGCCGCCCTGGACGTGACCGAGCAGGCCGGGCACGGCATCGAGGGCACCCTCGACGGGGCCCGGGTCACCGTCGGCAGCCCTCGATGGCTGGACGCCGGGACGCTCAAGGACCAGGTGGCGGGCCTGGAGGAGCAGGGCATGACCGTCGTGATCGTGCACCGCGACGGCGTCCCGGTCGCCGCGATCGGGGTCCGCGACGAGCTGCGACCCGAAGTCCCCGAGGTGGTCCGCACCCTCGCCGCCCAGGGCGTCGGGATGACCATGCTCACCGGCGACAACGCCCGCACCGCCCGGGCGCTGGCCGCGCAGGCCGGGATCGAGGATGTGCGCGCCGAGCTGCGCCCGGAGGACAAGGCCGCCGCGATCGGCGAGCTGGGCAGGCACGGCTCGGTCGCGATGATCGGCGACGGCATCAACGACGCCCCCGCCCTCTCCGCCGCGGACATCGGCATCGCGATGGGCGCGACCGGCTCCGACGCCGCGATCGAGTCCGCCGACGTCGCCTTCACCGGCCACGACCTGCGGCTCCTCCCGCGGGCGTTCGACCACGCCCGTCGCGGACGGCGCATTATCAATCAGAACATCATCCTGTCGCTGCTGATCATCACCGCCCTGCTGCCGCTGGCCCTGTTCGGCGTGCTGGGGCTGGCCGCGGTGGTGCTGGTGCACGAGATCGCCGAGGTGATCGTGATCCTCAACGGGCTGCGCGCCGCGCGCACCAGGAAGTCGATCGCGTGACCGCGCAGGGCACCGTCGTCGCCGAGGGGACGAGCCCGCCCTCCCCGAAAGGTCGGAGGGCACTCGGCGTCGCCCTCGCGGTCGCCGTGCTCGCCGTGGCCCTCGATCAGGGGTCGAAGGCCCTCGCTGTGGCGCAGTTGACTTCTGGCGAGCGGGTTCCGCTGGTCGGCGACCTGTTCGGCCTGTCCCTGGTCTACAACCCCGGAGCCGCGTTCTCGCTCGGCTCCGGGTCCACCTGGATCTTCACCCTCGTCGGCCTCCTCGCCGCCATCGCGGTAGTTGTGTTCGCTGTGCGGCTGCGTGGCGCGCGGTGGGGTGCCGCGTTGGGCCTGGTCCTCGGCGGCGCGGTCGGCAACCTCGTCGACCGGCTCCTGAACCCGCCCTCCTTCGGACAGGGGCAGGTCACGGACTTCCTCGCCTACGGCGACCTGTTCGTCGGGAACGTCGCCGATGTCTTCGTCGTCGCCGGTGTCGGCCTGCTCTGCCTGATCCTTCTCCCGCCAGGCCCGGACCGGGCGTCGAACGACGCGCGATTCGAGGATGCCGCATGAAGGTCGAGCTGCTGCACATTGTCGGTTGCCCGAACACGGACGTGGCCGAAGCCAACGCGCGCGCAGCACTGGACGCTCTTGGATTCAGGGCCGTGCCTGTCGAGCTGGTCACGATCCGGACCGAGGCCGAGGCGGTAAGCACCCGGTTCGGAGGCTCGCCCACGATCCTCGTCGACGGCGTCGACCTGTTCCCGACAGCACCGGTCCGCTCGCTCGCGTGCCGCGTCTATGCGACGAGGAACGGGTTCGCCGGAGCGCCTACGCAGGAGCAGATCGAAGCAGCGCTGCGAGGCGCGTCCCGGTAGAGCAAGAACGGGCTGTAGCGCGATCGATGGCGCACGCCTCACGGCACATCGGTGTTCGCCGCAGGGACCAGGAAACCCGGAAACACAGCGGAGAGGCAGGGCCATTGGCCGCTGCCCCTCCCGTGCTCGCAGTCCCTCGCAGTCCCTCAGACGAGCAGTTCCGCCAGCAGCGTTTCGACGCGACCTTTGATCTCGTCCCGGATCGGGCGCACGGCATCGATGCCCTGTCCGGCCGGGTCGTCGAGCTTCCAGTCCTCGTAGCGCTTGCCGGGGAAGAACGGGCACGCGTCGCCGCAGCCCATGGTGATCACCACGTCGGAGTCCTGCACCGCTTCGGTGGTGAGCACTTTCGGCTGTTCGGCGGTGATGTCGATGCCGACTTCGCGCATCGCCTCGACGGCGACGGAGTTGATCTGGTCGGCGGGTATGGATCCGGCGGAGCGGACCTCGACGCGGTCGCCTGCGAGCTCGCGGAGCCAGCCGGCGGCCATCTGGGAGCGCCCGGCGTTGTGGACGCAGACGAAGAGGACGGAAGGCTTCTGGTCAGTCATTGTTGTTCGCTTTCGTTCAGTCGGTGAGCGTGGCGAGGAGCTCGCGGACGCGGCCCTCGATATCGTGGCGGATCGCGTCGACCCCGTCCGGGGAAGCGAGAGCCGGGTCGCCCACGGCCCAGTCCTCGTAGCGGACGCCGGGGATGATCGGGCAGACGTCGCCGCAGCCCATGGTGACCACCACGTCGGCCGCGCGCACGGCGTCGTCGGTGAGCGGCTTCGGGAACGCCGTCTCGGCTTCCTGCTCGCCCTCGATCTCCGTGAGCAGGGAGCGCACGTGCGGGTGCATGTCCGAGGCAGGGGCGGAGCCTGCTGAGCGGGCGATCACGGCACCGCCTGCGAGCTGGTTGACGATCGCGGCGGCGAGCTGGGAGCGGCCCGCGTTCTGCACGCACACAAACAGCACCTGCGGCACCCCGGCCGAGCGGTCCCTGGCCAGGTCGGCGAGGCGCTGCCGGGCGAACCGTTCGGTCAGCGGGATCATGTGCGCCGTCAGCTTCGCTGAACGCACCAGGCCGGCGTAGGACTCGCGCACGATCGCGATCACGAGGTCCCGGTTCAGCCCGGTGAGCTCGTCCGCGAGCTCTTCGGCGAGGCGGGTCACGCGGGCGTCCATCTGCTGCAGGGCCTCGGCCCGTGCTGCGGCGTCTTCGGGTTCGTCGGTGACGGCCGCGGCGGGAGCGAACGCGTCGAGGAGGGACGCGACGGCGCGCTGCTTGCCCGGCGCGATGCGGTACCAGACCCAGGTGCCGCGCCGCTCGGAGGCCAGCATCCCGGTCTCCTTGAGCACCTTCAGGTGGTGCGAGACCGTCGGCTGGGAGACCTCTGCCAGCTCGGCGAGGTCGCACACGCAGGACTCGCCGCGCGGGTCGGCCGCGATCGCGGAGAGCATCCGCAGCCGCAGCGGGTCCGCCAGCGCCTTCAGCGCACTGGCGACCGTGCTCGCCGCCTCCGCGCCGATTGCGTGGGTCGTCGACGGCGAGCATGCCTCGGCGTCGGGGATGGTGGCAGCGTCGGTCATGACGTCCTCGATTCAGCGGTATACGGATCCGTGCGGAACCAGGCTCTGGCGGCCCAGAGGGAGACGTAGACGAGGCCGACGAGCACAGGGACCTCGATGAGCGGACCCACGACGCCGGCCAGCGCCTGGCCGGAGGCGGCCCCGAAGGTCCCGATGGCGACGGCGATCGCGAGCTCGAAGTTGTTGCCCGCCGCGGTGAACGCCAGCGTCGTCGACCGCGCGTAGCCGAGGCCGATGCCCTTGCCGAGCAGCAGCCCCGCGAACCACATCAGGCCGAAGTAGACCAGCAGCGGCAGCGCGATGCGCGCCACGTCGAGAGGCTTCGCCAGCACCGCGTTGCCCTGCAGTGCGAACAGCAGCACGATCGTGAACAGCAGCCCGTAGAGCGCCCACGGCCCGATCCTCGGGAGGAACTTCTCTTCGTACCAGTCGCGCCCCTTGCGCTTCTCGCCGATGAAGCGGGACGCGAAGCCCGCGATGAGCGGGATCCCGAGGAACACGAGCACGTTCAGCGCGATCTGCCAGACCGAGATCTCCAGTCCCTGTGCGTCCAGGCCCAGCCAGCCCGGCAGCACAGTCAGGTAGAACCAGCCCAGCACCGAGAACATCACGACCTGGAAGACCGAGTTGATCGCGACGAGCACCGCGGTCGCCTCGCGGTCGCCGCAGGCGAGGTCGTTCCAGATCACGACCATAGCGATGCATCGGGCGAGGCCGACGATGATCAGCCCGGTCCGGTACTCGGGCAGGTCCGGCAGGAAGATCCACGCGAGCGCGAACATCACCGCGGGCCCGACGAGCCAGTTCAGCACGAGCGAGGAGACCAGGAGCTTCTTGTCACCCGTGACGGCTGCGACCTTGTCGTAGCGGACCTTCGCGAGCACGGGGTACATCATCACCAGCAGGCCCAGCCCGATCGGGACCGAGATCCCGCCGACCTCCATCGCAGACAGCGCGTCGGAGAGCGCCGGCACGAACCGGCCGAGCACGAGGCCGGCGACCATCGCGAGGCCGATCCAGAGCGGCAGCCACTTGTCGAGGGTGGAGAG
It encodes the following:
- the lspA gene encoding signal peptidase II; protein product: MTAQGTVVAEGTSPPSPKGRRALGVALAVAVLAVALDQGSKALAVAQLTSGERVPLVGDLFGLSLVYNPGAAFSLGSGSTWIFTLVGLLAAIAVVVFAVRLRGARWGAALGLVLGGAVGNLVDRLLNPPSFGQGQVTDFLAYGDLFVGNVADVFVVAGVGLLCLILLPPGPDRASNDARFEDAA
- a CDS encoding ArsR/SmtB family transcription factor translates to MNALPVTIDTSAGSCCAPGQAMDDGTAHDLAKVFKALGDPTRVKLLSMIVGSSAGEMCVCDLTDPVGLSQPTVSHHMKLLVEAGLVTREQRGKWAYYQPSTGTLADAAKALLG
- a CDS encoding NAD(P)-binding domain-containing protein; translation: MEVAVNPVVVIGAGPQGLAAAAHLIERGLDTIVLESGDATASAVVEWGHVRLFSPWTELTDAASRHLLEPTGWSAPTQGYPTGAQWIEQYLAPLAEALGDRVRYGAGVVGVGRKGRDLSVDDGRAEQPFVVHVERADGTEERIEASAVIDASGTWRTPSPAGADGLPALGESAATDAGLLEHRMPAIEDASALAGQHVVVVGNGHSAATTIGILSRVARREPGTRITWVLRRGTVGNTFGGGSADELPQRGALGQRAKKAVEDGLVDLVTGFRTEQVALAAGEAVLVAEDGRRLAPAARVFVATGFRPDLSFLSEIRLDLDMRLQAPSKIAAEVDPNVHSCGSVRATGAADLEQPEPGFYIVGAKSYGRAPTFLALTGFEQVRSVVAAIAGDREAAERVDLVLPDTGVCGGSGLFDAPDESASAGSCCAPAPQLIQLGVGSAS
- a CDS encoding arsenate reductase ArsC; this translates as MTDQKPSVLFVCVHNAGRSQMAAGWLRELAGDRVEVRSAGSIPADQINSVAVEAMREVGIDITAEQPKVLTTEAVQDSDVVITMGCGDACPFFPGKRYEDWKLDDPAGQGIDAVRPIRDEIKGRVETLLAELLV
- the arsB gene encoding ACR3 family arsenite efflux transporter, coding for MTDALTRTTPKRLSTLDKWLPLWIGLAMVAGLVLGRFVPALSDALSAMEVGGISVPIGLGLLVMMYPVLAKVRYDKVAAVTGDKKLLVSSLVLNWLVGPAVMFALAWIFLPDLPEYRTGLIIVGLARCIAMVVIWNDLACGDREATAVLVAINSVFQVVMFSVLGWFYLTVLPGWLGLDAQGLEISVWQIALNVLVFLGIPLIAGFASRFIGEKRKGRDWYEEKFLPRIGPWALYGLLFTIVLLFALQGNAVLAKPLDVARIALPLLVYFGLMWFAGLLLGKGIGLGYARSTTLAFTAAGNNFELAIAVAIGTFGAASGQALAGVVGPLIEVPVLVGLVYVSLWAARAWFRTDPYTAESRTS
- a CDS encoding metalloregulator ArsR/SmtB family transcription factor, whose protein sequence is MTDAATIPDAEACSPSTTHAIGAEAASTVASALKALADPLRLRMLSAIAADPRGESCVCDLAELAEVSQPTVSHHLKVLKETGMLASERRGTWVWYRIAPGKQRAVASLLDAFAPAAAVTDEPEDAAARAEALQQMDARVTRLAEELADELTGLNRDLVIAIVRESYAGLVRSAKLTAHMIPLTERFARQRLADLARDRSAGVPQVLFVCVQNAGRSQLAAAIVNQLAGGAVIARSAGSAPASDMHPHVRSLLTEIEGEQEAETAFPKPLTDDAVRAADVVVTMGCGDVCPIIPGVRYEDWAVGDPALASPDGVDAIRHDIEGRVRELLATLTD
- a CDS encoding heavy metal translocating P-type ATPase; this encodes MSAACGCDEPETRVGEEAEEERERPWWRDRGIMVPVLSGVAFGTGLVLEWTGAEIPALVAFWIGLLLGASTFTPGAIRKLFTGKLGIGLLMTISAVGAVILGYVEEAAALAFLYSIAEALEDKAMDRARGGLRALLKLVPETATIRQDGAPVEVAAKDLAVGQLMLVRPGERIATDGIVRTGRSSLDTSAITGESIPVEVEPGDAVSAGAINTAGALEVETTAAGTDNSLTTIVELVEQAQAEKGDRARLADRIARPLVPGVLILAALVAVIGSLLGDPELWITRALVVLVAASPCALAISVPLTVVAAIGSASRFGVIIKSGAVFERFGVIRHVAVDKTGTLTRNEPAVTAILTADGVTEAQALAWAASLEQHSTHPLAAAITAASPGAPAALDVTEQAGHGIEGTLDGARVTVGSPRWLDAGTLKDQVAGLEEQGMTVVIVHRDGVPVAAIGVRDELRPEVPEVVRTLAAQGVGMTMLTGDNARTARALAAQAGIEDVRAELRPEDKAAAIGELGRHGSVAMIGDGINDAPALSAADIGIAMGATGSDAAIESADVAFTGHDLRLLPRAFDHARRGRRIINQNIILSLLIITALLPLALFGVLGLAAVVLVHEIAEVIVILNGLRAARTRKSIA
- the cmtR gene encoding Cd(II)/Pb(II)-sensing metalloregulatory transcriptional regulator CmtR, which translates into the protein MLTIASRLDVMNRLGRAMADPTRSRILMTLLDGPSYPAVLSRELELTRSNVSNHLTCLRDCGIVVAEPEGRQTRYEIADPHLAAALTALVDVTLAVDEHAPCVDAECTVPGCCGTGAGA